Sequence from the Camarhynchus parvulus chromosome 1, STF_HiC, whole genome shotgun sequence genome:
ATTTATTATGCTTATTTTTCCAAGAAGTGTTGTAACTGAAACACAAGGACAAATGTGTCACTTGACCTGCATCGGCAGCTCAGATTCATGGTCTTGACATTCTGAAACTCTGCTTGTTTCAAAGCAAGAAGCCAGTCTGAGATGAGTAGTGAAGCCGGACATTTTCTTCTTAATCTCAGGCAGCTAATACTTTGTTATGCCCTGAATATCTTTTTATCCAGTTGTAGCTCACCTCTTCTGGAAAAAGGGGAGTGGGAAGAGAAGCTATTTCTGTTCAGGAACCAGCTCGCATTTTTCAAGCCTGTCGTTTTTCTCTCTGAGTCTATTGTGCATTTTAAAGAGGAAGTCAGGTGCTttactaaaaaagaaattttcaccTTTGTTAAAAACTGGACAGCCTTCTGGGAGAAATGAAGGCCTGGCACCCTCATAAAAAGATTTCTGCAATGTAAAACAGGGTCTCTTTTCTTCCATGTGGGAAAGTGATCAAGTTTTTCCACTACCAGGCAAGCTGCCAAAGTAAAAGGGTGGCAATCGTCCTTGCTTACCTCATCTCAGTGGGCATCCAGTCCTTTGCAGctgacaaaacataatgggaGGAACCCCACTCAACCAATGAATGGGAATTACCTTCTCCTTTGGGTCTGTCACACTCCAGGTATTGAGCAGTtgtcagaggagcagagcatccACAGCACTTGCTGTCTCCCTGTAGATTTGTGTGTCCCAGatacattaaaattttaatccTAAATTAATGTTTGCTTTTACAGGCTGGAAGGTGTTAAACAGCTTTGTCTGTTATCAGAATGCAAGGACAGTCCTGGGATGCTCCTACACGTTACCCAGAGAAGCCCTGGGAGTGCTGTGCAAAGGGTGTGAAGAGCTGTGCCTTCCTGCTCGTGGGCTGATGAGAAGACATGAAGTATGGCCGTGCTCTTACTGCAGGAGGGGGGACAGAAGCATCCCCTATCTGACAAGATCACACCACTATACTATAACCCTAATTCTGagcctgcagagggacaggtgGTAACTGCCTTTCCTTAAGGAAAGCATCCAGGCAGAATATCAGGCAAACATAAATGGAGAGAAATAGTCATATTTTGTGATTAAGTCCTCACCAACTGGTGCTTTGAACTACTTTGCCCAAAACACTGGGACATCTCTTCTGGGAGCAAGAGGCAGAATTgcttattgtatttttttctcttgttcccTCCACCTTTTTTGATATCACTGGCCTTGAGAAGTGCTCTCACTGGAATACATaacaagaagagaaacaaaactttGGCACTAttacattcaaaataaaatgtgaggTGGCCATCAGAGCACCTCAgctgacagggacagcaggggagcACCTGCCTGGAATTGACACCAAGGACaagaaaatttcagtatttGCTGGAAACATGATCTTAGTTAGCTGGCTCTCAGGTGTCAGTTAGGTGCACACATCCTCTCAGGAGCAAGCAGTGAGATGAAAGGAAGAGAGGATGCCTTGAGAGAGCCAAGCAGAGTGTTAACAGCTGTGTAAGATGTACTAGTAGAAAGTGTGCGAAACTAGGCCCCTTCTGCAGCCTTGTAACCCCAGAAAGACTGAAATTGTAAGCATTAAACCAAAGTTTGGAAACATTTTATGAGGGCAAATAACCTTTAACAAGTACACAGGAGCACTACGGTTCTGATACCCACACACACATCTAAAATTGGTTTTATGTTTATAGGGGAAGGTAGAAATACtttcaagaaatatttgttttgcatttagAAGATAAAGAGATTAGTCTGCTGGTTGTGTTGTGATGTTTGTATGCTTCTGACTCGGGTAGTCAGGATTTACCCataagcagcaggaaaaagtgCGTTTTATGAAGCAGTGGGTTAACTAAATCCAATGTGGTTTGGCCAACAAGGCCTGAAAATGTCCAAGTGGTCACTCACTCAGTGATCACAAAGCACACAGACATGAGATAAGAAGAAGGGGTTGCTCGTGCTATGGGCCAATCCCAGCAGGCTGCTAGGGGTGGTACAGATAACACTCAGCCGTGTTCCCACAGAAGCTTTATTGAGTATTTGGATACAGTCACCACTTGTCTGCAAGCAGAAGGATCAGATCTTTGCCATGGCAATTTCTTTCATAACTTAAGTTCTAGAGAACGAGGAGGAGTTGTTCTATTGCACCAAGCGATACATACCTTGTGTTTCCAGAAGTCAATTTTTAGTGGAAATATCAGCATTCCCTTGATATTTAAAGggaatataatatattttatattcccTTTTACATTTTGAACTGCTGACTGTAATGAGGGCAGCTTTAACCATTCAATAGAGGTCCATCTTACTGCAAGTGTCTCTACCTAGTCCTCTAGGTACATAATAGACCTCTGGAATCAGAAGAACTATATGGCTTGATCCAAGCTCTTCTCCATTCCAGCCTGGGGAAAGGAAGCCAAACCAAGATTTTATGCTGCAATCCAGATAACCTGTTTCAGTTTGACTTGGGTCacatataaaaaaatttttagatCTTTGTCCCAGCTGCCTTTAGGACAACCTAGACCAATGtgtttttgaagtaaaaaaaataaaaaattgggCTTTCAACTAGGGTGGAAGAATATAAGAGATATGGACAACACGCTCTAGGTCAAACCCTTATCAGGCCAAATATTCTCATAACCCtacaataataaaattattattataattaagGGCTAATTTAAGGAATGTACAGTATTTACAGCCATTAAAACTAGACAGAAGGTACTAAGTAATAGGGGATACAAAGTAAAGGGATATTAGGACAGAGCTAGGAGGAGATTCCCAGGCTCTTTCCTATTGTACTATTGTTTCTTCTGATACCTTGAATAGCAAATGCCATTCAGGGCCTACGTAGATGTTCTCATGATAAGAATCCCTGGAGAGAAGCTATCTCTAGCACAAAGCTAGAGAAATTCTATCATCTTGTTCCACTCAAAATCTACAGCATCTTGAAAGCAAGCCCATAGCAGCTGATGGGGCTGTTTCCCAGCTTAGCAGGAGTCAATGCTCTCTGCTCCCAAGGATGTGGGAACTAGTCAAAAGCAGTTGTCTTGGATTACATGAATTAATCTCAGAAGAGTGGAGTTCTTTCTGTAACATCAGAACAAGTCAAATTCAGTCCTCAGGTCAGTTCACTTCAGTTCAGGTATGAGCTGAGACCAACTAATGTCTGTTCCTAAATTTTCATCCTCAAGACCAGGAAAGCTGATATCCAGAAGGATTTTGCTGAGGCTGTCATTCATGGTGTCCAGGATAAGGCCCTCCATGAGTGACCTGTTTTCAGTAAAGCCAGAGGGTGTCAGTTCAACAGAGGATTGCTTGGAAGTGTCACGAATAAACGCTGGAGAGCTTGTGAGGGGCACAAGGACCATGTCACTGGATTCTGTATTGAGCAGTTCTCGAGGAGAATCAAAGAGAGGATTTTTAAGCGGTGTGCTGTTAAAACCCAACAAGTCCTGGTTGTCCTGGAGGGGTGTGAATGGCAACTGAAGGGTTTTCACTGGACTGAAGTCCAGCTCATGACTTCCTTTGGCTAAGGAAGCAGACTTCCAGGGATCAAGGACCTCTAGTGAAGGGGTAGTAGTGGCTGAAACTTTGCTGGGAGTGGAAGAAACGGGCAATTTGCCAAAGATGTCCTTGACTGGTGTTTTAAAGGCCCCCTCTTCTCCCTGTGAGCAGTTGAGCTGTGATATGTTCTCAAGGGGCTGGTTTTCCTGGGGGCAGGGATGGTCTGCCCCTAACCGGAAAGGGTCCAAGCCGCTGCTTTCTGGCAGGACAAGGACAGGCTCTTCTGAACAAGGCAGTGCTAGGTGTTGTTTCCTTCTGGACCTGCCCACTTCTcgcctttccctcctctttaTAACTAAAGAGTCAGAAACTGCCTTAGGTGGGGACTTGAGTGTGGTGAActgtttcctctcctttgtGGATGAGTCTGGGAAGAATAAGCTTGGCTCTTCCTTGACTGTTACAGTTGAGGCAaatggggacagccagggatcCAGCTGAGacccttcttcctccttcacaCAGGCACCCTCTGGGAAAGAAGACAATTCCTcaccaggctgggagctgctctcctgtaTGGAGTGGGCTGGGGAAAATAAACCTGCATCACATTGACCTTCCTCCTTGACAGCAGCTGCGGGTAAACAGGGTGACTCTTCTGCAGACAGTGACATCTACAGTGAAACACAGGTGACATGCAGTCAGTAAACAAGGATCTCAGCTAgccaaaaatccaaataacagtggaaagaaaagaaagactggCATTTAAGGTCAGCAGAGAGGGTAAGAGGAAGATATTCAGAAAGCAGTAATTATAACAGACTGAGGTTGATCTCTGTGAAGTTGATAGAAAGAAGCCTAAGGATCACATGGGAAGGATTCTAGCTAAGCGACAAAGTCATACCCTTCAGAGCACTCCTGCTCTGAGGAACTTCTGGGAGTACAGGCAGAAGGAGAGCtgaatatttctggaaaaaatataacCCCTTTGATTTTTTCTTATATTATCTAAATGGGAATAACAAAATGAATGAGGACAGCTTTCCCAGAAaccaaggaaaaggaagagaaaaaaaatgaggttatcaaaagaaaaagagcacagGAGAAAGATAAATCATAGCTGGAGAGAACATAAAGCAGCAGGCATACAAAGGAAAATAGGATTATGGTTAGACAGGATGGAAGAAGCTAAAGCTTTACAATGTCTAAGCATATAAGCGCAGTCAGTGAGATGCCAAGAAAAAGATCTGTTTAATAGCTGTTTTTCCTGAGCCCGGAATAACTGTGAACTTCTTCACAGAATCAGCAAACAGCAGATACGGAAATCATCTGGGAAGAGACTCCATGAAATATATACCCTTTCAGAAGTTCCTTATTGTTACTTGTCTATAGAGCAATCAAAAATATGAATGTTTTAGGATCAGAACAAAGCCATTCCTCCCACTCTTCTTTCTTCACATCCCAGCAGTAAAGAAAAATTGTCTTGACCAAGCCATAGAGCCCCTTCCTCTAGTGAATTAGAGAAACATCCTTAGAGCAAATAAACTAGCAGGTGGTAGTCAGCCTAGAGACAGTAAAGGATAGCAAGGATTATCACTAATTAGTTCCTTGATAGGAGTTTGGAGTTTTAGAGCACCTAAGTAAAGATGCACAAAGGAACCATATGAAGAAAAGGTTCATTGAAGGcaagagatattaaaaaaaaaaaaagtaagcaaaaaaatttaaacaaactCACccctccttaaaaaaaatccccacatcTTCCTTAGCCCCCTCCTCGCCccctttataaaaaaaaaaaaaaaaaaaagaaaaaaaaaccaggaaaaaaacccacactaaCCCCCCTGAAAACTCCTTGGAAAGCAAGAAACCAACCTTTGGAGCAATGCACACACGCTTATTGCTCTGCAAAGTCTCTGAGCTGTTAAGGGatgctccctgtgccatggaCAGAGGAACCTTCATAGAAGGCTGCAAGACAAGAGGCTGACTCAAAGGAAACTGAATTGGAACCAGGTAGGAGTTGACACGAGGAAGCAAAGGCTTCATCTTTCGGCCTGGAATGGAAAAGAAGGGACTCACTTTTGCCTGTTCTCCACTGCTATCTCTTGAAACCCAGGCACCTTACAGAAAGTCTTTCTAGACACCCCAAAAGAAACATTTGATCAGATCACTTGCCTTCTCTGCTAATTTTAAGGATACAAATACTAAGCCAGAAGCCTCATGAACAAGAGAATAATCTTTCATGCAGATCCTACCCCTCAAGTTTGGGCTCTCACCCCATTTGAGTGCAAAATGCCCAGCATCGCACCATCACATCCCCTCAGACACAGCAACACTGCTTTCCATTTCAAACCTGGCAGTAAGGAGCATAAAAGCTGGCAAACAGGGATAACACACTCCACTTTTATTCCTAAAGAAATCTGGGAGAATGCTCCAGATTTATTGGATTGATTCTCTTTGGCCTAGACCACTGGGGACACTTACGTGAATTCTGGGGGTCAGTTTTGCTTCCCATGTTCTTCAGAGGATCTGGAAGACGATTCTGTTGTTGCTGCAGACATTGTGAGATAAGtaagaggagaaggagaaaagagagtgATTAAAAGAATCAAATCCACATTTATTCTGCTGCCTCACTGAGAACTGTGAAACCAGAGGTCTGTGCTGGACTAATGCAAAGAGAGCAGCTGTTAGCACCCAGCACTCGGGCTGGCTCTAGATCTGTGCCACTTGCTGGTTTGTAGCCATGCCATCCCAAAGCCAGCTGCCTACCAAAAGCTGTGCAGGAAAAGAGACAACATGAcagagctgttccagctgcagaCTCTATTGCAGAAGTGAGCTGGTTTTGGCACCCTCAGTGCCCGAGGAACAATGAATAGGATGGCTTTACTGTATATTGGATGTCGATACAAACCATAGACCAGATAGGTGTTCAAATGGAATAGCAGAGGCAACAATGGGATCAGAATTCTGAGCAGATGGAAAGAAGGCCAGGGTTGTAGCTGTGACAGAAAAGTGTTTGACTGGATGTTTACAAATTCTTCACTGTTGAAACAGCTGAATGAGAGAGCAACAGCAAACAGGTTCATCCTTCCAAGAGTCACTCACAATGCAGTGGAttccaaaatgaaaaaggagCACAGAGAGATCCTATTCTCTCTGGATCTGAGCCCCAGAACATATTGGAACTGTGGCCATGGAGATGATTTTACCAGAAATCTGTTTGGGCTTGTTCTCTGAAGCCTACTGGTGTCCACTGCAGTCTACTTTAGCAGTAGACTTCCAAGTTGCTCAAAGCTGTCCAGCTTTAGCAGCTCGAGAGACTGTACCATCTGAAGGCAGTCAAACATTGGCTAGACCCCTCTCCCCACAAAGGGTAAGCATGGAGCTGTATGAGTAGATGCAGCAGTGACCCAGTCCCCCTCCCCAAGCCTGCTGTCCCTTCCTTCAGTGACTGGCAAGAAGAGAATGGAAGATCAAGCCCCGAGCCAGATGGTAATTCTTACTGATTCAGAGTACTCAGGCGATGTTGGTGACCCCAAGTCCAGCGGCTGGTGGCAGAAGGCattgaacaggaaaaaaatttaagatgAAGTTATCAACCAAAGAGGGAGACAAATCAGACATTTTAAACTTATACAATCTGAGCAAACAAAAGTTAATTCTACCCACCCACTGCAGAAAACACAAGAGTCTAAACACACCTATACCAGACTCCCGAGTTCTATTTCTCTAACAAAATCTTCCTAAAATACCTGTTTGGGCTAGGACAATTCCATCCTATGACTGACTTATCAAACACCTGGTTGGCCTCAGTGGAAATCTTCTCATTAGGAATTTAAATCAGGCCCATGGAAAGAAGTTGAACAACCTGACGATTATATTTGGCACAGCACATGAAGAATAAACATATCCCACAGAAGCTCCAGATCAaaagcacagctgccagcaccttTTCCTTCAAATGCAGAGCTTGTCTATTTGTCAAGTGCAGTGACTGAATCCAGCTTCTACAAAGAGGCTGATGTCAAAGCAGCTTGACCTTACAGTTAAAATAAGGTGCATCAGGCTAGTGTGGCATTTAGAAACTGGAGAACCTGTCCTATTTTCTTTGCATGAGGCAACTCACCTTAAATACCTGGTCCAATGTTAGGCAGCGGTTTGCATCAGGGTGAATAGTCCAGAAGGAGATTTTACCATTGGCAGATGTCTCACGGACAAACATATCATGAAGGGACAGGTTGTGCCGGATGGAGTtctgaggagaaaggagagagggggaGGTTGAAAAGCAGTAGTTTTGTTATCAGCACAGCAAGGCCTACCTCAAACCGCCTTAGCAGAAGGATTACATTCCAAAGTGCAGACAACACCAAACTTTCATGTTCACAGTGTACCCAGCCAACCCTGCCTTCAGTCTCTTATTCTATGTACTCTTGAGATCCCTATTCTCACTCCAGTGATCAAACATCCCATCATCTTGTTTAAGTAGGATGAGGCAAGAAATACAAGAAGTGGTACAGTGAACATCTGGAGTGAGAGTGCATTTGGGGTGGAATGTTTAAACGACCTTCCATCTTGCTTTGCAGGCTGGGGAACAACTTTTCATTTTGATCCAGAAGGCATGTAACATCACCCACAGCAACTTGAGGGCCTGCTTGTTACCTTCCAACCTGGCTTAGCTACATGTTTAAAATAAGGGAAATGATCCTCAATCCAGGTA
This genomic interval carries:
- the FOXM1 gene encoding forkhead box protein M1 codes for the protein MRTSPRRPLILKRRKLTLPQNDESSTSARDENRGQDEKAPKQEHKQEDQHNRQPRDKRDCGLQKFPAGIKIIDHPTMPNTQVVAIPTNADIQSIIEALTAKGKECGNNGPNKFILISSGGTSRSAGPAASQHLPSEKKASAAIKAAVSQEREKNVAQIPGLAGSTALWHSGVDPVVGQEQETNSSGETMSSVLDNSLTNIQWLGKMRSDGLNPSSVKEDTEKENQMPLQERVKTEEEAAAAVPTAAESSSWQDLVSERPPYSYMAMIQFAINSTEKKRMTLKDIYTWIEDHFPYFKHVAKPGWKNSIRHNLSLHDMFVRETSANGKISFWTIHPDANRCLTLDQVFKPLDLGSPTSPEYSESQQQNRLPDPLKNMGSKTDPQNSRRKMKPLLPRVNSYLVPIQFPLSQPLVLQPSMKVPLSMAQGASLNSSETLQSNKRVCIAPKMSLSAEESPCLPAAAVKEEGQCDAGLFSPAHSIQESSSQPGEELSSFPEGACVKEEEGSQLDPWLSPFASTVTVKEEPSLFFPDSSTKERKQFTTLKSPPKAVSDSLVIKRRERREVGRSRRKQHLALPCSEEPVLVLPESSGLDPFRLGADHPCPQENQPLENISQLNCSQGEEGAFKTPVKDIFGKLPVSSTPSKVSATTTPSLEVLDPWKSASLAKGSHELDFSPVKTLQLPFTPLQDNQDLLGFNSTPLKNPLFDSPRELLNTESSDMVLVPLTSSPAFIRDTSKQSSVELTPSGFTENRSLMEGLILDTMNDSLSKILLDISFPGLEDENLGTDISWSQLIPELK